The genome window AGCAACTCCAAATTACTCCTTGAAGGCTAATTGTATAGTTTTGTTAAATAGCTGGAGTAACCTCTCCCCTATTAGCTCCCCcgaattatttttggattttgttccTAACACTAGCATAGGACCATCTGTACAGAGCTAACATATCATCTTTTGTATTAGCACCTGGACAGTGCTCTTTAGCATCTTCTTGATGCTTTTTATAATATCttttacttcatcaaaaaaaaaaaaaaaaaggtgccACGTATCCAATCCGTCAAGTTAGGGGTATATTTGTTTGGATAGTAAGACGGTAGGGGTTCTTTCGATCCGATAGTATAAAGGAGGGTAATTTTAAACATAGCGAGGTCTAGTGAGTATGAAGCTGACTAGAACCCTTGCTTCTGAATTTGCAGTATTTCAATTGATACAAAATATTGGGTAAGTTTTCATGTCCCTCTTAATCAGCAGCCTATAAACTTTTGTTATAACATTGGGGCACCGTGTATCTCATTAAATCCAATCTCTCACTCTAGGATCAAACATGTAAGCATTTATAATCATTTTATCCAAGAGAAGGTAGCTCTTGGCGAGCTCATTATCCATCAATTTTCTTTCTCATTGCCAGCTTGTTGACACATTAACGGAGAACCATTATAACTGCAGAGTTTCTTAAAGCAAAATCTAATAGTGTATTTCAAATTATCCTTGCCTTGTAGTAATAGTAAGTACTAATTATCTATGTGCAAGAAAAACATTTCCATTTTACAACATAACCTTTATTTGGATGATAAGCTTCCTAAAATCTTCAATAGAACTTATAActtaaaacaaaagcaaaatacTCCTAAGTATCCTGTTTTACGAGAAAAACACTAATTGCAAGTTCATCCAACCGTGGAATACATGAAAGTCCAGGTCCTACCCACATATGAATACACAACAAAACAAATTTATCATAAGATATGATGGTCGCTCGAACACTAACCTCTTCATATGGCAATGCCGCAGCCGTGATATCCTTCAAAGAAGGAATACCAAAATCTACTCTTTGTGAAGAGAAAAGTCCAAGTGCTGCAAGGACAGACACTAGTGCTACCCGCCGATTGAAGTCTTTGGTCGGATATTCAGGACCAGAAGATGGAGCAGAGACTTCAGCTTTACTAATCTCAGTGTCAACACCTGAAGACTTATCCTGCAGAGCAACACATGTATATCAGATTCAAGGGGATACAATAGGAATAGGTTTAGTCTACACTGATAAAGCTGAAACGCCAATCAAAACTATGTATATCAACATCAAAATTAGATCGCACCCGCTAGCTATACTTTCTATGTAAATATACCATCTCACCAGCAAAACTTCAAACATTGCAAAATTCAAAGTTGATACGAATGGACTTAATTCCTTTCCTTTTTGTGCAGAAATTATAGAGGGAAGTGTAAGAAAGGTAGAGTTTTCCAAATATAAGCAGGTATGGTTGTATATTATTAAcactatttttttccttttcacgAAGAAATAAAATAAGTGAATTAACAACACTCTTTTATCTTTATAAGCAAGTCAATTAACAACAGTATTAATGAATGCTTGCAGTCTTTTACCCAAAAGGCCCCTTAAGTAAAAGGGTTGCTCAATTTCTTCCTTCTTCTATCACACTAAACAAAAATATTCAAGGAAAGTGAAAAGATTAAACCTTTACTGCAGATTCAGGTGGGTTGGAGTTTTCTTGGCAACAGTCGCCTGTTTTTGGGTCAGTTTGACAATATATTCTTTGATACTTGCCAACATTTTTCAGCTGATAAATGGAAGGTTTAACAAAGTGCAAAGACTGATGGGGTCTAAAATGGAAAGGCCTCAGTTTGTGGAGTCCAATGGGACTTGAGATTACCCGAGCCATGGCAAACAATCTTTCTGCTGACGAAAT of Nicotiana tomentosiformis chromosome 7, ASM39032v3, whole genome shotgun sequence contains these proteins:
- the LOC104088419 gene encoding thioredoxin-like protein HCF164, chloroplastic, coding for MARVISSPIGLHKLRPFHFRPHQSLHFVKPSIYQLKNVGKYQRIYCQTDPKTGDCCQENSNPPESAVKDKSSGVDTEISKAEVSAPSSGPEYPTKDFNRRVALVSVLAALGLFSSQRVDFGIPSLKDITAAALPYEEALSNGKPTVVEFYADWCEVCRELAPDVYKIEQQYKDRVNFVMLNVDNTKWEQELDEFGVEGIPHFAFLDKNGNEEGNVVGRLPRQYLLENVDALARGKESIPYSRAVGQYTSAESRKVHQVSDPRNHG